A stretch of Paenibacillus sp. URB8-2 DNA encodes these proteins:
- a CDS encoding SRPBCC domain-containing protein, producing the protein MTNKMVTRVEGQKLVLERVFDAPRELVFKAFSEAEHLKHWWGPRGWTLPVCNIDFRPGGVWHYCMKCVDEKQGDFYGMESWGKAVYQEISEPETIVYTDYFSDAEGNVTEGMPSSHITMTFVEHEGKTKVISRGRFESAEALKTVMDMGMEQGITETWDRLEEYLPSIK; encoded by the coding sequence ATGACGAACAAAATGGTTACCCGGGTAGAAGGTCAGAAACTTGTTCTGGAGCGTGTGTTCGATGCACCGCGCGAGCTGGTATTCAAGGCGTTTTCGGAAGCCGAGCATTTGAAGCATTGGTGGGGACCCCGGGGCTGGACACTGCCGGTTTGCAACATCGATTTTCGTCCGGGAGGCGTATGGCATTACTGTATGAAATGTGTCGATGAGAAGCAGGGTGATTTCTACGGAATGGAATCTTGGGGCAAAGCGGTGTACCAGGAAATCTCGGAGCCCGAAACCATCGTCTATACCGATTACTTCTCGGATGCGGAAGGCAATGTAACGGAAGGGATGCCCTCCTCTCACATTACGATGACTTTTGTAGAGCATGAGGGAAAGACGAAGGTCATCAGCCGCGGACGCTTTGAATCCGCCGAAGCGCTCAAGACCGTCATGGATATGGGAATGGAGCAGGGCATCACCGAAACGTGGGACCGTCTGGAAGAATACCTGCCGTCAATCAAATAA
- a CDS encoding ArsR/SmtB family transcription factor, giving the protein MNITTFSALAEPNRLGMVELLRGGPLTVGEIADHLGLRQPQASKHLRVLLEAGLVEVEAVANRRNYRLRAEPFRALDSWLDAYRRIWNERFDNLDMYLQKLQAEENKLQAGESQPKET; this is encoded by the coding sequence ATGAATATTACGACATTCAGCGCATTAGCCGAACCTAACCGGTTAGGCATGGTTGAGCTTTTGCGCGGCGGTCCCCTGACTGTAGGGGAAATCGCCGATCATTTGGGGCTCCGCCAGCCCCAGGCCTCGAAGCATCTGCGGGTTCTGCTGGAGGCCGGATTGGTGGAAGTAGAGGCCGTGGCCAATCGCCGGAACTACAGGCTCCGTGCCGAGCCGTTTCGGGCGCTGGATTCCTGGCTTGATGCTTACCGCAGGATCTGGAATGAACGTTTCGACAATCTGGACATGTATCTGCAGAAGCTCCAAGCCGAAGAGAACAAGCTGCAAGCTGGGGAAAGTCAACCAAAGGAAACCTAA
- a CDS encoding LLM class flavin-dependent oxidoreductase, which produces MEIGISTFVETSPDVHTGEVMSHAQRLREVVEEIVLADRVGLDVYGVGEHHRKDYAASSPAVVLAAAAAQTKQIRLTSAVTVLSSDDPVRVFQDFATLDGISGGRAEIMAGRGSFIESFPLFGYDLDDYDELFDEKLELLLKIRESEHVTWEGGHRPAIPDLGVYPRPVQNPLPVWIGSGGNQESVIRAGLLGLPLVLAIIGGRPLQFAPLVKLYKRAAAKAGHDVSHLPVASHSHGFIAEDTETAADKFFPSTQASMNVIGRERGWGHYDRSTFDAARSFEGALYVGDPETVANKIIHLRKNVGITRFFLHTPLGTMPHEDVMRAIELLGTEVAPRVREEISRWEAAGEPIE; this is translated from the coding sequence ATGGAGATAGGCATCAGCACATTTGTGGAGACATCGCCGGATGTGCATACCGGAGAAGTGATGAGTCACGCGCAGCGGCTGCGCGAGGTGGTGGAGGAGATTGTGCTGGCCGACCGGGTGGGGCTGGATGTGTACGGCGTGGGCGAGCATCACCGCAAGGATTATGCGGCATCCTCGCCTGCGGTTGTGCTGGCCGCGGCGGCGGCGCAGACGAAGCAAATCCGATTGACCAGCGCGGTTACGGTGCTGTCGTCCGATGATCCGGTGAGGGTGTTTCAGGATTTTGCTACGCTGGACGGCATTTCAGGCGGGCGCGCGGAGATCATGGCGGGCCGGGGTTCTTTTATCGAATCGTTTCCGCTGTTTGGATATGACCTGGACGACTATGATGAGCTGTTCGATGAAAAGCTGGAGCTCTTACTCAAGATCCGGGAGTCGGAACATGTCACATGGGAAGGCGGGCATCGCCCGGCCATTCCGGATTTGGGCGTGTATCCGCGTCCGGTACAGAATCCTTTGCCGGTGTGGATTGGCAGCGGGGGCAATCAGGAATCCGTAATCCGCGCCGGCCTGCTCGGCCTGCCGCTGGTGCTGGCGATTATCGGTGGCCGTCCGCTGCAGTTCGCGCCGCTTGTGAAGCTTTATAAAAGAGCGGCGGCGAAGGCGGGACATGACGTCTCGCATCTGCCTGTGGCATCGCACTCGCATGGCTTTATTGCGGAGGACACCGAAACGGCGGCCGATAAGTTTTTTCCGTCAACCCAGGCAAGCATGAATGTCATTGGAAGGGAGCGGGGCTGGGGACATTATGACCGTTCCACCTTCGATGCCGCCCGTAGCTTTGAAGGAGCGCTGTATGTCGGCGACCCCGAAACGGTGGCGAACAAAATTATCCACCTGCGCAAAAACGTAGGCATCACCCGCTTTTTCCTGCATACCCCGCTTGGCACGATGCCGCATGAGGACGTGATGCGCGCCATTGAGCTGCTGGGGACGGAGGTCGCGCCGCGGGTGCGGGAGGAAATCTCCCGATGGGAAGCGGCGGGCGAACCGATTGAATAG
- a CDS encoding AraC family transcriptional regulator codes for MGGQFTMSVSKISALMQGLEFFGLTSEELFQTEAIDLSSVSSPDHRLTAGQVNTIMEGLGRITGIEEIGLLLGERLSRGFSSIVGYILMNCANLGTAAVKYCEYETVVDGTGRMKLHEEGEQVELRSTVLDAALRNNRIYIDLKLAGTYTYINMLTGRRIPLCEVRFTCDMPRSAAEYERVFQCPVRFQSDNDALVLRREDLSIPLIGPNPALLEPFEKIARDARSGLRLQDHSPYTAQVLRLLLDHMRGGSPSIEAIAEQLAVSVRSLQNYLRKEGTSYLELLRAARQRMAEDYLHGTGISIDEIAYLLGFSEASAFYRAFRNWTGVTPTEFRRRRRSTEILAEQALDITF; via the coding sequence ATGGGCGGACAATTTACGATGTCAGTATCCAAAATATCTGCTTTAATGCAAGGTCTGGAGTTCTTTGGATTAACGAGTGAGGAATTGTTCCAGACCGAGGCAATTGACCTGAGCTCTGTATCTTCTCCGGATCACCGGTTAACAGCCGGTCAAGTAAACACGATTATGGAGGGTCTGGGAAGAATCACGGGCATTGAAGAGATCGGTCTGCTTCTGGGCGAAAGACTTAGCCGGGGATTCTCGAGCATCGTCGGTTATATCCTGATGAATTGCGCCAATCTGGGGACGGCCGCGGTTAAATATTGCGAGTACGAGACGGTAGTTGATGGAACCGGCAGAATGAAGCTGCATGAGGAAGGGGAGCAAGTGGAGCTCCGTTCCACGGTGCTTGATGCGGCTCTGAGGAATAACCGGATTTATATTGATCTTAAGCTGGCTGGAACCTATACCTACATCAATATGCTTACCGGCAGGCGGATTCCGCTATGCGAGGTCCGTTTTACATGCGATATGCCGCGAAGCGCAGCCGAATATGAGCGTGTTTTTCAATGTCCGGTACGGTTTCAATCCGACAATGATGCGCTTGTGTTGAGACGGGAAGATCTGAGCATACCGCTAATAGGGCCGAATCCCGCTCTGCTGGAGCCCTTCGAGAAGATTGCAAGAGATGCGAGAAGTGGATTAAGATTGCAGGATCATTCTCCTTATACCGCTCAAGTGCTCCGTCTCCTTCTGGACCATATGCGGGGAGGTTCTCCTTCCATCGAGGCAATCGCGGAACAGCTCGCGGTCAGCGTACGAAGCTTGCAGAATTATTTGCGGAAGGAAGGGACCTCCTACCTGGAGTTATTGCGAGCGGCTCGCCAAAGAATGGCTGAGGATTACCTGCACGGAACCGGTATATCCATAGATGAAATTGCCTACTTGCTCGGTTTTTCCGAGGCCAGCGCCTTTTATCGGGCATTCCGGAATTGGACCGGTGTTACACCGACGGAGTTCCGTAGGCGGAGGAGAAGCACAGAGATCCTTGCTGAACAAGCGCTTGATATCACTTTCTGA
- a CDS encoding SDR family NAD(P)-dependent oxidoreductase, whose amino-acid sequence MKPTVLITGASSGIGLAFATLFASRHYDIVLVARRADRLNELAEQLSREYGSLVTVIPSDLSLPDAPRDIFEQLRSRKIDIDILVNNAGTQVYGEFQHADLEATLRLIQINIMALTELTKLATDDMVRKGRKGKILNVGSTGSFAPSPLNAVYCATKAYVLSFSEGISKDLEGTGITVTTLCPGATRSEFAEKANLLDSRLFNFAVMEPEKVASIGYKALMNNKRVAVPGLLNRLMVGSIPFTPRGLLLRLSHYLMRPAR is encoded by the coding sequence ATGAAACCGACCGTTCTAATAACAGGAGCTTCCAGCGGAATCGGCCTGGCCTTTGCTACCTTGTTCGCCAGTCGCCATTATGATATCGTCCTTGTAGCCAGGAGAGCGGATCGCCTGAACGAGCTTGCGGAACAATTAAGCCGCGAGTATGGAAGCCTGGTAACCGTGATTCCCAGCGATCTGTCCCTTCCGGATGCTCCGCGGGACATATTCGAACAGCTGCGAAGCCGGAAGATTGATATCGATATCCTCGTTAACAACGCCGGAACCCAGGTCTATGGCGAATTTCAGCATGCAGACCTTGAAGCAACCCTTCGGCTGATCCAGATCAATATCATGGCGCTGACCGAGCTGACCAAATTGGCCACCGACGACATGGTCCGTAAAGGACGCAAAGGTAAAATACTGAATGTCGGTTCAACCGGATCGTTCGCGCCATCGCCCCTGAATGCCGTATACTGCGCAACCAAGGCTTACGTGCTTAGCTTCTCCGAAGGTATTTCGAAAGATTTGGAGGGAACGGGGATTACCGTAACGACCCTCTGCCCCGGCGCCACAAGAAGCGAATTTGCCGAAAAGGCCAATCTGCTTGACTCCAGGTTATTCAATTTTGCCGTAATGGAACCGGAGAAGGTGGCCTCGATCGGGTATAAAGCCTTGATGAACAATAAAAGAGTAGCGGTTCCCGGCTTGCTCAACCGGTTGATGGTAGGCTCCATCCCGTTTACTCCACGGGGGCTTTTGCTGCGGTTAAGCCATTATTTAATGCGTCCCGCTCGTTAA
- a CDS encoding dihydrofolate reductase family protein produces the protein MRKVVVFNNLSIDGYYAGLGGEIDWFIHDPEVDKAAHEMMNPDTVLFGRVTYQMFESYWPHVANNPNAPEGARMMAQELNQMTKVVFSTTLQEVNWENSRLLSGNLAEEVRRLKEGEGPDITIFGSGTIVQQLANEGLIDEYLLVLTPVVIGNGKPLFQDATQMKLELLETRSFSSGIVLLHYRTGKQKSS, from the coding sequence ATGAGAAAAGTTGTTGTGTTCAACAATCTCTCTATCGATGGTTATTATGCGGGTCTGGGCGGAGAGATCGACTGGTTTATCCATGATCCCGAGGTCGACAAAGCTGCGCATGAGATGATGAATCCCGACACCGTATTATTCGGCAGGGTGACCTACCAGATGTTCGAAAGCTACTGGCCGCATGTGGCAAACAATCCGAATGCTCCCGAAGGCGCCCGGATGATGGCCCAAGAATTAAACCAGATGACCAAAGTGGTGTTCTCTACAACTTTGCAGGAAGTGAACTGGGAGAATTCCAGGCTGCTCAGCGGCAATCTTGCAGAGGAAGTAAGAAGGTTAAAAGAAGGCGAAGGCCCCGATATCACGATATTTGGCAGCGGAACGATTGTGCAGCAGCTTGCAAATGAAGGATTGATCGATGAGTACCTGCTAGTGCTGACACCGGTAGTTATCGGAAACGGCAAACCGCTGTTTCAAGATGCCACGCAAATGAAGCTGGAACTGCTGGAAACGAGAAGCTTTAGCTCGGGGATCGTTCTGCTTCATTATAGAACGGGTAAACAGAAATCGTCATAA
- a CDS encoding Ger(x)C family spore germination protein, producing the protein MRKLGIMLLILAMLPTSGCWGRVELNDLSIVTASAIDKMEDGKYLLTLQIAVPTMLGPASGSGSGGSGSGDGNKATVVVSEKGVTMLDACRRLQKKLPRQLFFSHSRIIIIGEQLAREGVAPVLDFFVRYRESRLRSYILFSEGKAAEILKFNAKWEKISAEEIREEEKRHVAIRIYLKDFFQMLLTDGIEPIAAQVALRQTEIDNEEGSSGGDMNTVISGSAVFRKDKLVGWLDDAETRGALWLRNELKTSVVTVEISKDKGGGNISAMAVRKATKIKPILRDRKLRIQGDIYMENTVYENNSSLDMSDPKIIQYVEQELELETKRRIQSTIEKAQKTFNSDIFGFGNAVYRAYPKAWNRQFKESWDDVFPELEVDIKPHAKVVRTGLTNKSMITVEEGEE; encoded by the coding sequence ATGAGAAAGCTAGGGATTATGCTGCTGATCCTCGCAATGCTGCCGACAAGCGGCTGCTGGGGCCGAGTTGAATTGAACGATCTGTCGATTGTGACCGCCTCCGCCATTGACAAGATGGAGGACGGGAAATACCTGCTCACGCTGCAGATTGCCGTTCCGACGATGCTCGGACCGGCCAGCGGTTCGGGAAGCGGCGGTTCAGGGAGCGGCGATGGAAATAAAGCAACCGTGGTCGTGTCGGAGAAAGGAGTGACCATGCTGGACGCTTGCCGCAGGCTGCAGAAGAAGCTTCCCCGCCAATTGTTCTTCTCCCATAGCCGGATTATTATCATCGGGGAGCAGCTGGCGCGGGAGGGGGTTGCGCCCGTGCTTGATTTTTTTGTGCGGTACCGGGAATCCCGGCTGCGCAGTTACATTCTATTCAGCGAAGGGAAAGCGGCGGAAATTTTAAAGTTCAACGCCAAATGGGAGAAGATTTCCGCCGAGGAAATCAGGGAAGAGGAGAAGCGTCATGTCGCAATCAGAATCTACTTAAAAGACTTTTTTCAGATGCTCCTTACGGACGGAATCGAGCCGATCGCTGCCCAGGTGGCTTTAAGACAAACCGAGATTGACAACGAAGAAGGATCTTCCGGAGGGGACATGAACACGGTTATATCCGGTTCAGCCGTATTCCGCAAAGATAAATTGGTCGGCTGGCTGGACGATGCGGAGACGCGCGGGGCGCTGTGGCTGCGCAATGAGCTGAAGACCAGTGTTGTCACAGTGGAGATTTCAAAGGATAAGGGCGGGGGCAATATCAGCGCCATGGCTGTCCGGAAAGCGACGAAGATCAAACCGATTCTCCGGGACCGCAAGCTCCGAATCCAAGGGGACATCTATATGGAAAACACCGTCTATGAAAATAACTCCTCATTGGATATGAGCGACCCCAAGATCATTCAATATGTCGAACAAGAATTGGAGCTGGAAACGAAGAGAAGAATACAATCCACGATCGAGAAGGCACAAAAAACATTTAATTCGGACATCTTCGGGTTCGGCAACGCTGTATACCGGGCATACCCGAAAGCGTGGAATCGGCAGTTTAAAGAAAGCTGGGATGACGTTTTCCCCGAACTGGAAGTGGACATTAAGCCTCATGCGAAGGTGGTCCGCACCGGTCTGACGAACAAGTCGATGATTACCGTGGAAGAGGGAGAGGAATAA
- a CDS encoding spore germination protein, with protein MGQGMTPNHELVSGNIAQDLARIKKIFDRSSDIIFREFQIGDSQNAALVFLDGMVNTLTLESDIMEPLLRYGEQMTQKSGLTLTGLENLLRKQVISASQVSTGGRIQDAIDHILRGDTALLLDGVYKALFISARGWEMRAVEEPATEAVIRGPREGFTENLLTNINLIRRRLRTPQLKFESIQLGRLSKTDVAITYLEGIADEALIEEVRERLNRIDIDAILESGYVEELIEDNHFSIFPQINYTERPDRIVANLLEGKVGVLIDNTPFALFLPVTFFEMMQASEDYYQRFVVSTLIRLLRYLFLMIALLLPSLYIALLTFHQEMLPTSLLLSAAASRETVPFPAIVEALLMEISFEALREAGVRLPRPVGQAVSIVGALVIGEASVSAGIVSAPMVIIVSITGIASFIVPSYSQAITIRLLRFPMMILAGTLGLYGVLLGVLFILIHMARLRSFGVPYLSPLAPMHASDMKDVFLRVPWWGMTKRSTETGKNNPRRMKGTLRPRSPKRGE; from the coding sequence ATGGGGCAAGGGATGACGCCAAATCACGAGCTCGTCAGCGGGAATATTGCACAGGACTTGGCCCGCATCAAGAAGATTTTTGACCGATCCTCCGACATCATCTTCCGGGAATTTCAAATAGGCGACTCCCAAAACGCGGCCCTAGTTTTCCTAGACGGAATGGTGAATACCCTCACTCTGGAATCCGATATCATGGAGCCCTTGCTGAGGTATGGCGAACAAATGACGCAGAAATCGGGACTAACGCTGACCGGCCTTGAGAACCTGCTCCGGAAACAGGTGATCAGCGCTTCGCAAGTAAGCACCGGCGGGCGGATTCAGGATGCCATAGACCATATTCTGCGTGGAGATACGGCGCTGCTCCTTGACGGTGTGTACAAGGCCCTGTTCATCAGCGCGAGGGGCTGGGAAATGCGGGCGGTTGAAGAGCCGGCTACTGAGGCCGTCATTCGGGGGCCAAGAGAAGGATTTACGGAAAATTTGCTCACCAACATTAATCTCATTCGCCGCAGATTGAGAACGCCGCAGTTGAAATTTGAAAGCATCCAGCTGGGGAGATTGTCGAAGACGGATGTCGCCATTACCTATCTGGAAGGGATCGCGGACGAAGCACTCATCGAAGAAGTCCGGGAGAGATTGAACCGGATCGACATCGACGCCATTCTCGAGAGCGGTTATGTGGAGGAGCTGATAGAGGACAACCATTTTTCCATATTTCCCCAGATAAACTACACGGAGCGTCCCGACCGGATCGTGGCCAACTTGTTGGAAGGCAAAGTTGGGGTGCTGATTGACAACACTCCCTTTGCCCTGTTTCTTCCGGTTACTTTCTTTGAAATGATGCAGGCCAGTGAAGATTATTACCAAAGATTTGTCGTCTCGACTCTGATCCGGCTGCTTCGTTATCTGTTTCTGATGATTGCTCTGCTGCTGCCATCACTGTACATCGCTCTGCTGACGTTTCATCAGGAGATGCTGCCAACATCCCTGCTGCTCAGCGCCGCTGCTTCCCGTGAAACGGTTCCTTTCCCGGCTATTGTCGAAGCGCTGCTGATGGAAATTTCATTCGAGGCGCTGCGGGAAGCAGGGGTGCGTCTGCCCCGGCCGGTCGGACAAGCGGTCAGCATTGTCGGGGCGCTCGTGATCGGCGAGGCTTCCGTAAGCGCAGGGATCGTGTCCGCGCCCATGGTCATTATCGTCTCTATCACAGGGATTGCTTCCTTCATCGTTCCGAGCTACTCCCAGGCTATTACCATCCGGCTGCTTCGGTTTCCGATGATGATTCTGGCCGGGACACTCGGACTGTATGGCGTACTGCTCGGCGTGCTGTTCATTCTGATCCATATGGCGCGCCTGCGTTCGTTCGGTGTTCCTTATTTGTCTCCGCTGGCTCCCATGCATGCCAGTGATATGAAGGATGTTTTTCTGCGTGTGCCTTGGTGGGGAATGACCAAGCGTTCGACCGAGACCGGCAAGAACAATCCCCGGCGTATGAAAGGAACACTACGGCCGCGTTCCCCGAAGCGCGGCGAGTAG
- a CDS encoding GerAB/ArcD/ProY family transporter, whose amino-acid sequence MLDRGKISARQAGFLMLTFLLGGATVIIPSSAASFAKQDGWLTIIIATLTGVAVVLLFTSLGLLFPKRSIIQYSEIILGKWIGKIVGFLYVLYPLYLGSLVTGIFRDYVTITALPSAPPIIVSGSLLAVIAYAIRGGIETLGRVNELVLPFRELFVLPIIILLITEFKWDNLTPFMGEGIVPVMKGSISAASNPFGETILFAMLLPNIRNIQKVKKSYILAILFGGIILTISVLVSILVLGPSVTARMNYPTHETIKYIEKAGFVTNLDTLGMLLWITSGFTKIGVCYYCAVIGLAQWCRLSDYRSVVIPVGVLIFIFSIVAYGNLVEDTVFAFTIWPFFSLPFVILLPLLMLIVAKIRRLDERKREGEGSGNKRG is encoded by the coding sequence ATGCTGGATCGTGGAAAGATTAGTGCCAGGCAGGCCGGTTTTTTAATGTTAACCTTCCTACTGGGGGGTGCCACCGTGATCATTCCGTCCAGTGCCGCTTCCTTTGCTAAACAGGACGGTTGGCTTACCATTATTATCGCCACTTTGACTGGAGTAGCGGTTGTTCTTCTATTTACCAGCTTGGGGCTTCTATTTCCGAAGCGAAGCATCATCCAGTACAGCGAAATCATATTGGGTAAATGGATTGGAAAAATAGTCGGCTTTTTGTATGTATTGTACCCTTTATATTTGGGGTCGCTCGTTACCGGGATTTTTCGCGATTATGTGACGATAACCGCACTGCCGAGTGCACCGCCTATTATCGTAAGCGGATCGCTGCTGGCCGTTATCGCTTATGCCATTCGGGGAGGGATTGAAACCCTTGGGCGAGTCAATGAACTTGTTTTGCCTTTTCGCGAACTGTTCGTCCTGCCCATCATCATTCTGTTAATAACGGAATTCAAATGGGATAATTTGACTCCGTTTATGGGTGAAGGAATCGTTCCCGTTATGAAAGGCTCAATCTCGGCGGCTTCAAATCCATTTGGCGAGACCATTCTATTTGCGATGCTGCTGCCCAATATCCGCAATATTCAGAAGGTGAAGAAGTCCTATATCCTTGCTATTTTATTTGGCGGCATAATCCTTACGATAAGTGTTCTGGTATCTATTCTCGTGCTAGGTCCATCGGTCACTGCCAGAATGAATTATCCGACTCACGAAACTATAAAGTACATCGAAAAGGCGGGTTTCGTAACCAATTTGGATACTCTCGGCATGCTGCTTTGGATAACGTCGGGCTTTACGAAGATAGGGGTCTGCTATTATTGCGCTGTAATCGGGTTGGCTCAGTGGTGCAGGCTTTCCGACTACCGGTCCGTTGTTATACCCGTAGGTGTTTTGATCTTTATTTTCTCTATCGTCGCCTATGGAAATCTTGTTGAGGATACCGTGTTTGCTTTTACGATTTGGCCGTTCTTTTCCCTCCCTTTCGTTATTTTGCTTCCTCTGCTCATGTTGATTGTTGCCAAAATCCGGCGGTTGGACGAAAGGAAACGGGAGGGAGAAGGGAGCGGAAATAAGAGAGGTTAG
- a CDS encoding GerAB/ArcD/ProY family transporter, whose amino-acid sequence MAQEKISGWQLFSMIILFEIGTTVLFGLGMEAKQDEWLAILAAMLGGLALMRVYSKLCEYYPNRTLVQIIPEIVGKWIGYPLSLVYILNFAYESSRVLRDFGELIAQTILIETPILVVMAGFMLGIIYCLRGGVEVFGRLGEILFPVAFIALVTGWILILTSQIHHFEYMEPVFEKGGQPILKAVFPFLLVFPFGQTLLFMMFAKNLNPHSRFRKVGMVGILASGIILSLNMLGLISTFGSLVLKETEFPLYTAIGMVDLGDFIMNLDALAILMMVLGGFFKLGAFMYGTVLGTAQLFKLESYHPLLIPWGTIILAMSFIIASNYTQHIYIGWKISIPYIFFPLYIVIPILLWIIAAIRKMVGA is encoded by the coding sequence ATGGCACAGGAAAAAATCAGCGGGTGGCAGCTATTTTCCATGATTATTCTGTTTGAAATCGGGACTACAGTACTCTTTGGATTGGGTATGGAGGCCAAGCAAGATGAGTGGCTGGCGATCTTGGCCGCGATGCTCGGGGGACTTGCGTTAATGCGGGTTTACTCCAAGCTCTGCGAATATTATCCGAACCGGACGCTTGTGCAAATCATTCCCGAGATCGTCGGAAAATGGATCGGCTATCCGCTGTCGCTTGTTTATATCTTGAATTTTGCTTATGAGTCTTCACGGGTGCTTCGGGACTTCGGGGAGCTCATTGCGCAGACGATTTTGATAGAAACGCCGATCCTAGTCGTTATGGCCGGATTCATGCTCGGCATCATCTATTGTCTGCGTGGCGGGGTTGAAGTGTTCGGACGTTTGGGGGAGATCTTGTTTCCGGTTGCTTTTATCGCCCTGGTCACCGGATGGATTCTCATCCTCACTTCTCAAATTCACCATTTTGAGTATATGGAGCCCGTCTTTGAAAAGGGCGGACAGCCGATCTTGAAAGCGGTCTTCCCCTTCCTTCTTGTGTTTCCGTTCGGCCAAACGCTCCTGTTCATGATGTTTGCCAAAAACCTGAATCCCCACAGTCGCTTCCGAAAAGTCGGGATGGTCGGGATTCTCGCGTCCGGCATCATTTTGTCATTAAATATGCTGGGTCTAATTTCCACATTTGGCTCACTCGTTCTGAAAGAAACGGAATTTCCGCTGTATACTGCAATAGGCATGGTTGATCTGGGGGATTTTATTATGAACCTGGATGCGCTCGCAATCCTGATGATGGTGCTGGGCGGGTTCTTCAAGCTGGGGGCATTCATGTACGGTACCGTACTCGGAACCGCGCAGCTGTTCAAATTGGAATCCTACCATCCACTCCTTATTCCATGGGGAACGATTATTCTGGCAATGTCCTTTATCATTGCGTCCAATTACACCCAACATATCTATATCGGCTGGAAAATATCGATACCCTATATTTTTTTCCCGCTCTATATCGTAATCCCTATTCTGTTATGGATCATTGCCGCTATTCGTAAAATGGTGGGTGCATGA
- a CDS encoding aldo/keto reductase, with the protein MKIQLNEQLSISKLVIGCMRMNDWNLSVEQAVEFIEWCIERGITTFDHADIYGGDHRNEALFGEALKLEPSLREKIEIVTKCAISVPNARNPHIKTRFFNTDKEYILTQVNDSLDKLQCGYIDILLIHMFDLLIDPRELNETLLQLQSEGKVKYFGLSNHSPLEFDTLQKYSDINFVTHQFMLNPLGIQNYQNGTMTHCLKEGISPMIWSPLAGGRIFKPTSAVEENMHNVLEAIRQEQGLEHLDEVIYKWIFKHSSNPVIVLGTGNKERIERAIKSAEGPELTKEQWYKILVEAGYTLW; encoded by the coding sequence TTGAAAATTCAATTAAACGAGCAGCTTTCCATATCCAAACTGGTCATTGGATGCATGAGAATGAATGACTGGAATTTAAGTGTCGAACAAGCGGTGGAATTTATCGAATGGTGCATTGAGCGGGGAATCACAACGTTTGACCATGCCGATATTTACGGCGGCGATCATCGAAACGAAGCGCTGTTCGGGGAAGCTCTGAAGCTGGAACCGTCCCTGAGGGAGAAAATCGAAATCGTAACGAAATGCGCAATCAGTGTGCCGAATGCCCGAAACCCTCATATTAAAACTCGTTTTTTCAACACGGATAAAGAATATATTTTGACACAGGTTAATGACTCTTTGGACAAACTTCAATGCGGCTACATTGATATCCTGCTCATCCATATGTTCGATCTGCTGATTGATCCGCGCGAGCTTAACGAAACGCTGCTTCAGCTTCAAAGCGAGGGCAAGGTCAAGTATTTCGGATTATCCAATCATAGTCCGCTTGAATTTGACACACTGCAAAAATATTCGGACATTAATTTTGTCACTCACCAATTTATGCTGAATCCGCTGGGCATCCAGAATTATCAAAACGGCACCATGACCCACTGCCTGAAAGAAGGGATATCTCCGATGATTTGGTCGCCTCTGGCGGGCGGCAGAATTTTTAAACCGACTAGTGCAGTTGAGGAGAACATGCATAACGTCCTCGAAGCGATTCGGCAGGAGCAGGGGCTGGAGCATCTCGACGAAGTCATCTACAAATGGATCTTCAAGCACTCGTCCAATCCCGTCATTGTCCTTGGCACCGGAAACAAAGAGCGGATTGAGCGGGCTATAAAGTCGGCCGAAGGCCCCGAGCTGACCAAAGAGCAATGGTATAAAATCCTTGTCGAAGCAGGGTATACATTGTGGTAA